In Brienomyrus brachyistius isolate T26 chromosome 14, BBRACH_0.4, whole genome shotgun sequence, the following proteins share a genomic window:
- the exd2 gene encoding exonuclease 3'-5' domain-containing protein 2 isoform X2 has product MSRQSVLTAAIATVLGATLGGLLFWRTLRFQKKKRSQDLADSDPLQEEQLGTVQHPVSLPLPLPPPPPPPPISKPASTLLPSPEQLLRVQPVVVSSEEDWEQLWPSLEKELSIFPVLGLDCEWVSVKGKTGAVSLLQMASYSGFCVLVRLPQFCSAGQSVPCSLAKMLNDARVLKVGVGCYEDGKRLARDYGLSLGCTVDLRNLVMKQRKMGLTNGLSLKSLAADLLNVPLDKSLELRCSDWEADQLTLEQVTYAARDAQVSVALFFHLLGLHSTPCSALSGDAVFSQLSSHCEGVVDVPFRGRGEERTADGERRRRCRRTTSESPGSGDQQVPDPRKNRRKPLGVGYSARKSPLYDNCFLHAPDGQLLCTCDKKKAKWYLDKDIGELLSEDPFIVRLKFEPSGRPDSQQDYYLTAKENRCVVCGKTDSYIRKNVVPHEYRRHFPSEMKDHNSHDILLLCTYCHAASNVHDGILKQQLAEEFAAPLGCEEGVRQLEDADRRRVRSAARALLTAGDGLPESRRSELEGVIVCFFGEEHQEVTAEMLQKAAGLKTRIFNQNYVPHGLKVVQVYAEHGLRGLMDLERRWRQHFLSSMKPQHLHPLWSVHHNHAKFLRKYGEDLSIKLN; this is encoded by the exons ATGTCCAGACAAAGCGTCCTCACAGCTGCTATAGCGACTGTTTTAGGAGCCACTCTTGGTGGCCTGCTGTTCTGGAGGACTCTGAGGTTCCAGAAGAAGAAGCGCTCCCAGGATCTGGCAGATTCTGACCCCCTCCAAGAGGAGCAGCTTGGCACAGTGCAACATCCAGTGTCGTTGCCACTGCCgttaccaccaccaccaccaccaccaccaatatCCAAACCTGCATCCACCCTTCTGCCCTCACCAGAGCAGCTGCTAAGGGTGCAGCCTGTGGTGGTCAGCTCTGAAGAAGACTGGGAGCAGCTGTGGCCCTCGCTTGAGAAAGAGTTGTCAATCTTTCCTGTGCTGGGCCTAGACTGTGAATGG GTCTCGGTCAAAGGCAAGACGGGAGCCGTCTCATTGCTTCAGATGGCCTCCTACTCGGGTTTCTGTGTGCTGGTGCGGTTGCCACAGTTCTGCAGTGCAGGGCAGTCCGTGCCTTGCAGCCTTGCCAAGATGCTGAATGACGCGCGAGTGTTGAAGGTAGGCGTTGGCTGTTACGAGGACGGAAAACGCCTCGCGCGAGACTACGGCCTGTCACTTGGATGCACTGTGGATCTGCGCAACCTCGTTATGAAACAAAG GAAAATGGGGTTGACTAATGGTCTGAGCCTAAAATCTCTGGCAGCAGATCTGCTTAACGTACCTCTGGACAAATCTCTGGAGCTTCGGTGCAGTGACTGGGAGGCAGATCAGTTGACATTGGAGCAG GTGACCTATGCCGCCAGGGACGCCCAGGTGTCGGTCGCCCTCTTCTTCCACCTGCTCGGTCTCCATTCTACTCCGTGCTCCGCCCTTAGCGGAGACGCAGTGTTCAGTCAGCTATCGTCGCACTGCGAGGGAGTGGTGGACGTGCCGTTTCGGGGGCGAGGGGAGGAGAGGACCGCCGACGGTGAGAGGCGACGCCGGTGCCGACGGACCACGTCCGAGAGCCCCGGTTCTGGAGATCAGCAAGTGCCCGATCCCCGCAAAAACAGACGCAAGCCTCTCGGTGTGGGGTACTCTGCCAG GAAATCCCCGCTTTATGATAACTGCTTCCTCCATGCCCCAGATGGTCAGCTCCTCTGTACCTGTGACAAGAAGAAAGCCAAGTGGTACCTGGACAAGGACATTGGAG AACTCCTAAGTGAGGACCCCTTTATTGTCAGGCTGAAGTTTGAACCATCAGGACGGCCCGACTCCCAGCAGGACTACTACCTTACGGCCAAAGAGAACCGTTGTGTCGTGTGTGGGAAGACTGACTCCTATATTAG GAAGAATGTAGTCCCACATGAATACCGGAGGCACTTTCCGTCTGAGATGAAAGACCACAACTCCCATGACATCCTGCTGCTGTGCACGTATTGCCACGCGGCCTCCAACGTCCACGACGGGATACTGAAGCAGCAGCTGGCTGAGGAGTTCGCCGCGCCCTTGGGATGCGAGGAGGGAGTACGGCAGCTGGAGGACGCCGACAGGCGGCGCGTACGCTCTGCGGCCCGAGCCCTGCTCACTGCCGGAGACGGGCTGCCAGAGTCCCGTCGCTCGGAGCTCGAAGGCGTCATCGTGTGCTTTTTCGGCGAGGAGCACCAGGAAGTTACAGCAGAAATGCTACAGAAGGCAGCTGGCCTGAAGACCAG GATATTTAACCAGAACTATGTGCCTCATGGGCTGAAAGTTGTTCAGGTCTATGCAGAGCATGGTCTCCGCGGTCTGATGGATCTAGAGAGACGTTGGCGTCAGCATTTCCTCTCCAGCATGAAGCCACAACATCTCCATCCACTCTGGTCCGTGCATCACAACCATGCGAAGTTCCTTCGGAAGTACGGCGAGGACCTATCAATCAAGCTGAACTGA
- the exd2 gene encoding exonuclease 3'-5' domain-containing protein 2 isoform X1: MSRQSVLTAAIATVLGATLGGLLFWRTLRFQKKKRSQDLADSDPLQEEQLGTVQHPVSLPLPLPPPPPPPPISKPASTLLPSPEQLLRVQPVVVSSEEDWEQLWPSLEKELSIFPVLGLDCEWVKSECVSVKGKTGAVSLLQMASYSGFCVLVRLPQFCSAGQSVPCSLAKMLNDARVLKVGVGCYEDGKRLARDYGLSLGCTVDLRNLVMKQRKMGLTNGLSLKSLAADLLNVPLDKSLELRCSDWEADQLTLEQVTYAARDAQVSVALFFHLLGLHSTPCSALSGDAVFSQLSSHCEGVVDVPFRGRGEERTADGERRRRCRRTTSESPGSGDQQVPDPRKNRRKPLGVGYSARKSPLYDNCFLHAPDGQLLCTCDKKKAKWYLDKDIGELLSEDPFIVRLKFEPSGRPDSQQDYYLTAKENRCVVCGKTDSYIRKNVVPHEYRRHFPSEMKDHNSHDILLLCTYCHAASNVHDGILKQQLAEEFAAPLGCEEGVRQLEDADRRRVRSAARALLTAGDGLPESRRSELEGVIVCFFGEEHQEVTAEMLQKAAGLKTRIFNQNYVPHGLKVVQVYAEHGLRGLMDLERRWRQHFLSSMKPQHLHPLWSVHHNHAKFLRKYGEDLSIKLN, encoded by the exons ATGTCCAGACAAAGCGTCCTCACAGCTGCTATAGCGACTGTTTTAGGAGCCACTCTTGGTGGCCTGCTGTTCTGGAGGACTCTGAGGTTCCAGAAGAAGAAGCGCTCCCAGGATCTGGCAGATTCTGACCCCCTCCAAGAGGAGCAGCTTGGCACAGTGCAACATCCAGTGTCGTTGCCACTGCCgttaccaccaccaccaccaccaccaccaatatCCAAACCTGCATCCACCCTTCTGCCCTCACCAGAGCAGCTGCTAAGGGTGCAGCCTGTGGTGGTCAGCTCTGAAGAAGACTGGGAGCAGCTGTGGCCCTCGCTTGAGAAAGAGTTGTCAATCTTTCCTGTGCTGGGCCTAGACTGTGAATGGGTAAAGAGCGAGTGT GTCTCGGTCAAAGGCAAGACGGGAGCCGTCTCATTGCTTCAGATGGCCTCCTACTCGGGTTTCTGTGTGCTGGTGCGGTTGCCACAGTTCTGCAGTGCAGGGCAGTCCGTGCCTTGCAGCCTTGCCAAGATGCTGAATGACGCGCGAGTGTTGAAGGTAGGCGTTGGCTGTTACGAGGACGGAAAACGCCTCGCGCGAGACTACGGCCTGTCACTTGGATGCACTGTGGATCTGCGCAACCTCGTTATGAAACAAAG GAAAATGGGGTTGACTAATGGTCTGAGCCTAAAATCTCTGGCAGCAGATCTGCTTAACGTACCTCTGGACAAATCTCTGGAGCTTCGGTGCAGTGACTGGGAGGCAGATCAGTTGACATTGGAGCAG GTGACCTATGCCGCCAGGGACGCCCAGGTGTCGGTCGCCCTCTTCTTCCACCTGCTCGGTCTCCATTCTACTCCGTGCTCCGCCCTTAGCGGAGACGCAGTGTTCAGTCAGCTATCGTCGCACTGCGAGGGAGTGGTGGACGTGCCGTTTCGGGGGCGAGGGGAGGAGAGGACCGCCGACGGTGAGAGGCGACGCCGGTGCCGACGGACCACGTCCGAGAGCCCCGGTTCTGGAGATCAGCAAGTGCCCGATCCCCGCAAAAACAGACGCAAGCCTCTCGGTGTGGGGTACTCTGCCAG GAAATCCCCGCTTTATGATAACTGCTTCCTCCATGCCCCAGATGGTCAGCTCCTCTGTACCTGTGACAAGAAGAAAGCCAAGTGGTACCTGGACAAGGACATTGGAG AACTCCTAAGTGAGGACCCCTTTATTGTCAGGCTGAAGTTTGAACCATCAGGACGGCCCGACTCCCAGCAGGACTACTACCTTACGGCCAAAGAGAACCGTTGTGTCGTGTGTGGGAAGACTGACTCCTATATTAG GAAGAATGTAGTCCCACATGAATACCGGAGGCACTTTCCGTCTGAGATGAAAGACCACAACTCCCATGACATCCTGCTGCTGTGCACGTATTGCCACGCGGCCTCCAACGTCCACGACGGGATACTGAAGCAGCAGCTGGCTGAGGAGTTCGCCGCGCCCTTGGGATGCGAGGAGGGAGTACGGCAGCTGGAGGACGCCGACAGGCGGCGCGTACGCTCTGCGGCCCGAGCCCTGCTCACTGCCGGAGACGGGCTGCCAGAGTCCCGTCGCTCGGAGCTCGAAGGCGTCATCGTGTGCTTTTTCGGCGAGGAGCACCAGGAAGTTACAGCAGAAATGCTACAGAAGGCAGCTGGCCTGAAGACCAG GATATTTAACCAGAACTATGTGCCTCATGGGCTGAAAGTTGTTCAGGTCTATGCAGAGCATGGTCTCCGCGGTCTGATGGATCTAGAGAGACGTTGGCGTCAGCATTTCCTCTCCAGCATGAAGCCACAACATCTCCATCCACTCTGGTCCGTGCATCACAACCATGCGAAGTTCCTTCGGAAGTACGGCGAGGACCTATCAATCAAGCTGAACTGA